In the Pseudomonas orientalis genome, one interval contains:
- a CDS encoding phage tail protein, protein MAIERFTWATEKGAEGDIAQRVRSKQFGDGYEQSVEDGLNNRSQSWPVTFTGLKPRIKEIMAFLDRHKGAKGFLWEPPLGELGLYKCNGYKPIHRGGQVYAITATFQQTFHP, encoded by the coding sequence ATGGCAATCGAACGATTTACCTGGGCCACGGAGAAAGGCGCGGAGGGAGATATTGCCCAGCGCGTCCGCTCCAAGCAGTTCGGCGATGGCTACGAGCAGTCGGTCGAGGATGGCCTGAACAATCGATCGCAGTCCTGGCCGGTGACCTTTACCGGTCTGAAACCGCGAATCAAGGAAATCATGGCCTTCCTCGACCGGCACAAGGGTGCGAAGGGCTTCCTGTGGGAGCCGCCCCTCGGCGAGCTTGGCCTCTACAAGTGCAACGGCTACAAGCCGATTCACCGCGGCGGCCAGGTCTACGCCATCACCGCCACCTTCCAGCAAACCTTCCACCCCTGA
- a CDS encoding phage minor tail protein L → MALITDIQKLEPGGEIRLFEIDGTEYGADYLRFHGHAIPHTAEELLAYEHSEHDLPAKSIIWQGEEYAAWPVQIEGISSSSDGTASRPTFAAGNVNGRVTALCLAFEDMLKFKLTVRETLAQYLDAANFPDGNPTADPTQEALEIWYIDQKTSEDGEAVVWELSSPGEIDNHGLPGRQMTTFCHWAMTNGYRGPDCGYTGAAMFDDEDNPTDDPAKDQCKGCLSSCKLRFGENNELSFGGFPAVSLIARS, encoded by the coding sequence ATGGCACTGATCACGGACATCCAGAAACTGGAGCCCGGCGGCGAGATTCGCCTGTTTGAAATTGACGGGACGGAATACGGCGCTGATTACCTGCGCTTTCACGGCCACGCAATCCCGCACACGGCTGAGGAACTGTTGGCCTACGAGCATTCTGAGCACGACTTGCCCGCCAAGTCGATTATCTGGCAGGGCGAAGAGTACGCGGCCTGGCCGGTGCAGATTGAGGGTATTTCCTCGAGCAGCGACGGTACCGCCTCCCGACCGACGTTCGCCGCCGGCAACGTCAATGGGCGCGTCACGGCGTTGTGCTTGGCTTTCGAGGACATGCTGAAGTTCAAGCTGACGGTTCGCGAGACCCTGGCCCAGTACCTGGATGCGGCCAACTTCCCCGATGGCAACCCGACTGCTGACCCGACACAAGAAGCGCTGGAAATTTGGTATATCGACCAAAAAACCAGCGAGGACGGCGAGGCTGTGGTCTGGGAGTTGTCTTCACCGGGCGAGATCGATAACCACGGTCTTCCCGGACGGCAGATGACGACGTTCTGCCACTGGGCCATGACCAACGGTTACCGGGGGCCGGACTGTGGCTATACCGGCGCGGCCATGTTCGACGACGAGGATAACCCGACAGACGATCCGGCCAAGGATCAGTGCAAGGGCTGCCTGTCGTCCTGCAAGTTGCGCTTCGGCGAAAACAACGAACTGTCCTTCGGTGGATTCCCCGCCGTTTCCCTGATTGCCCGGAGCTGA